A single region of the Actinoplanes sp. SE50/110 genome encodes:
- a CDS encoding ABC transporter permease — MTAAGYVLEYHLVNYRRTWRSSALSTLVLPLLTMLGFGLGVGGYVKAGVDGFAYIDWIVPGLIASTAVQTALGEASWPVLSALTWMKVYFAQAASPLRVGDIVGGHLAFMIFRVLLSVTAFLLIAAAFGTLHTVAALAVLPLSALIGFAIAAPVMAYTASIRSDSYLAILFRFAVLPMSLFSGVFFPIGSLPPLLRWVAYALPLWHGVDLTRAATLGLNPGWAGLWHALYLLTWCVAGWFLARWRFRSRLVM, encoded by the coding sequence ATGACCGCCGCGGGTTACGTGCTCGAATACCACCTGGTCAACTATCGGCGGACCTGGCGCTCCAGCGCCCTGTCCACGCTGGTGCTGCCGCTGCTCACGATGCTCGGCTTCGGCCTGGGCGTCGGCGGCTACGTGAAAGCCGGCGTCGACGGCTTCGCCTACATCGACTGGATCGTGCCCGGACTGATCGCCTCCACCGCCGTGCAGACCGCCCTGGGCGAGGCCAGCTGGCCGGTGCTGAGCGCCCTGACCTGGATGAAGGTGTATTTCGCCCAGGCCGCCTCACCGCTGCGGGTCGGCGACATCGTCGGCGGCCACCTCGCCTTCATGATCTTCCGGGTGCTCCTCAGCGTCACCGCGTTCCTGCTCATCGCGGCCGCCTTCGGCACGCTGCACACGGTCGCCGCGCTGGCCGTGCTGCCGCTGTCCGCACTGATCGGCTTCGCGATCGCGGCCCCCGTGATGGCGTACACGGCCAGCATCCGCAGTGACAGCTACCTGGCCATCCTGTTCCGCTTCGCCGTGCTGCCGATGTCGCTGTTCTCCGGGGTGTTCTTCCCGATCGGGTCGCTGCCGCCGCTGCTGCGCTGGGTGGCCTACGCACTGCCCCTGTGGCACGGCGTCGACCTGACCCGCGCCGCCACCCTCGGGCTCAACCCCGGCTGGGCCGGTCTGTGGCACGCCCTGTACCTGCTGACCTGGTGCGTGGCCGGCTGGTTTCTGGCCCGCTGGCGTTTCCGCAGCCGGTTGGTGATGTGA
- a CDS encoding ABC transporter permease translates to MLTMLLPRLVSFEGSAGRSVRVTERNVNALKSAYWVVMAGGLLEPLLYLFSIGVGVGALIGDIALPDGRLVSYPAFVAPAMLASSAMSGALSETTFNFFGKMKYMRLYDGILATPIRPFEIAIGELIWAMARGTLYSLAFLIIMVAMDLTTPLRALAAFPAAILVGFAFGALGMSVATLIRSWQDFDLIAAGQFALFLFSGTFVPAGSYPPVLRWLVEISPLSRAVDLIRGITLGSAGWLALVDILYLLTLLTIGLSISGRRMSTLLCK, encoded by the coding sequence ATGCTGACGATGCTGCTGCCGCGGCTCGTGTCGTTCGAGGGCAGCGCCGGCCGGTCGGTGCGGGTCACCGAGCGCAACGTCAACGCGCTGAAATCGGCGTACTGGGTGGTGATGGCCGGCGGCCTGCTGGAGCCGCTGCTCTACCTGTTCTCCATCGGCGTCGGGGTCGGCGCGCTGATCGGCGACATCGCCCTGCCCGACGGCCGGCTGGTCAGCTATCCGGCGTTCGTCGCCCCGGCCATGCTGGCCTCCTCGGCGATGAGCGGTGCGCTGTCCGAGACCACCTTCAACTTCTTCGGCAAGATGAAATACATGCGGCTGTACGACGGGATTCTCGCCACCCCGATCCGGCCCTTCGAGATCGCCATCGGCGAGCTGATCTGGGCGATGGCCCGCGGCACCCTGTACTCCCTGGCCTTCCTGATCATCATGGTCGCGATGGACCTGACCACCCCGCTGCGCGCCCTGGCCGCCTTCCCCGCCGCGATCCTGGTCGGCTTCGCGTTCGGCGCCCTCGGCATGTCCGTCGCCACCCTGATCCGCAGCTGGCAGGACTTCGACCTGATCGCCGCCGGCCAGTTCGCCCTGTTCCTGTTCTCCGGCACCTTCGTCCCCGCCGGCTCCTACCCGCCGGTCCTCCGCTGGCTCGTCGAAATCTCCCCGCTGTCCCGCGCCGTCGACCTGATCCGCGGGATCACGCTCGGCTCGGCCGGGTGGCTCGCACTCGTCGACATCCTCTACCTGCTCACCCTCCTCACCATCGGCCTCAGCATCTCCGGGCGCCGCATGTCCACCCTCCTCTGCAAGTAG